The Alphaproteobacteria bacterium genome has a segment encoding these proteins:
- the rimP gene encoding ribosome maturation factor RimP has translation MDASKRIEDMIAAPLENLGYEVVRVQITGSQRQTLQVMAERLDGIPIVVEDCATISRTLSALFDVEDPISGAYTLEVSSPGLDRPLTRPKDFERFAGLEARIELRRLIDGRRRFRGKLAGLDGDTVRIDVDGTVVELPFAEIDRAKLILTDELLALAGAGDVQH, from the coding sequence ATGGATGCGTCCAAACGAATAGAGGACATGATCGCCGCCCCGCTCGAAAACCTGGGGTATGAAGTGGTGCGTGTGCAGATTACCGGATCGCAGCGACAGACCCTTCAGGTCATGGCCGAACGGCTGGATGGAATACCGATTGTCGTGGAGGACTGCGCGACAATCAGCCGGACACTGTCGGCGCTTTTTGATGTCGAGGATCCGATCAGCGGCGCTTATACGCTGGAAGTCAGTTCGCCGGGACTGGACCGGCCGTTGACCCGGCCAAAGGATTTCGAACGGTTCGCGGGCCTTGAGGCGCGGATCGAACTTCGTCGCCTGATCGACGGCCGGCGGCGGTTTCGCGGTAAACTCGCGGGATTGGATGGCGATACGGTACGAATCGACGTCGACGGGACAGTTGTCGAACTGCCCTTTGCCGAAATCGATCGCGCCAAGCTGATCCTCACGGATGAATTACTGGCGCTGGCTGGCGCCGGTGACGTTCAACATTAA